In Onychostoma macrolepis isolate SWU-2019 chromosome 04, ASM1243209v1, whole genome shotgun sequence, one DNA window encodes the following:
- the LOC131538480 gene encoding gastrula zinc finger protein XlCGF8.2DB-like, translating into MALKEESHEQNETQEKDQNDNSSQTEKTSSPKKVKKTQSLNSQMRIHTGERPYTCQQFGEVFNQKGCLKVHMEIHIEKNPLICPQCGKCFTLKKNLKTHMKIHTGERPYTCSQCGKSFTRKSYLNAHMRIHTGEKPYTCQLCGKSFSRNGNLKTHIRSHTGENPFSCDQCGESFRYKENLNNHMKIHSREKSFKCHQCERSFTEREHLKNHVKIHIGEKPFMCHYCGKSCSKERSLKIHLRIHTEEKHFTCEPCGKSFRTKGNLKSHKVVHTGEKPYKCLQCEKSFRTKGTLKTHISIHTGEKAYKCLQCEKSFTYQSNMKRHLKTHSGKKSPFSSE; encoded by the exons ATGGCGCTGAAAGAAGAGAGTCATGAACAGAATGAAACACAAGAGAAAGATCAAAACGATAACAGCTCACAGACTGAAAAGACTTCCTcaccaaaaaaagttaaaaaaacacaaagccTTAATTCCCAAATGagaattcatactggagagagaCCTTACACCTGCCAACAGTTTGGAGAAGTTTTCAATCAAAAAGGATGCCTTAAAGTCCACATGGAAATTCACATTGAAAAGAACCCGTTAAtatgccctcagtgtggaaaatgttttacactaaaaaaaaaccttaagactcacatgaaaattcatactggagagagaCCTTAcacctgctctcagtgtggaaagagttttacacgGAAAAGTTATCTTAATGCCCACATGCgtattcacactggagagaaaccttacaccTGCCaactgtgtgggaagagtttctcaCGAAATGGAAATCTTAAGACTCAC ATAAGaagtcacactggagagaatCCATTttcatgtgatcagtgtggagaGAGTTTCAGATATAAAGAAAACCTTAATAATCACATGAAGATTCACTCAAGAGAGAAGAGTTTTAAATGTCATCAGTGTGAAAGGAGTTTCACAGAGAGGGAACATCTTAAGAATCATGTTAAAATTCACATCGGAGAAAAGCCTTTCATGTGCCATTACTGTGGAAAGAGTTGCTCAAAAGAAAGAAGCCTCAAGATTCACTTGAGAATTCACACTGAAGAGAAACATTTCACCTGTGAAccgtgtggaaagagtttcaggaCTAAAGGAAACCTTAAGAGTCACAAGGTAGTTCACACTGGCGAAAAGCCTTACAAGTGTCTTCAGTGTGAGAAGAGTTTCAGGACTAAAGGAACCCTAAAGACTCACATAagtattcacactggagagaaggcTTACAAGTGTCTTCAGTGTGAGAAGAGTTTCACATATCAAAGCAACATGAAACGTCATTTGAAAACTCATTCTGGGAAGAAATCGCCATTTTCCTCAGAGTGA